From one bacterium genomic stretch:
- a CDS encoding nucleotidyltransferase domain-containing protein: MRELTKNKAELLRLFLTNPDRSFYMQEIGRILGKKPGNFQRTINNMEKERVLISEYKANARYFKANKDYPLYNELKSIVFKTVGVAGSIKEILEKIGSINYSFIYGSYAKDKESYLSDIDLFIIGDCDEDKLIKELDRLEELLKREINYKLYRMKELKEEIEQKNPFLLEILRDKIVMLIGVEDELRKILTG; the protein is encoded by the coding sequence ATGAGAGAATTGACCAAAAATAAGGCTGAATTATTAAGACTTTTCTTAACTAATCCTGACCGATCTTTTTATATGCAAGAAATTGGCAGGATTTTGGGTAAAAAACCGGGTAATTTTCAGAGAACCATAAACAATATGGAAAAGGAAAGGGTTCTGATTAGTGAATATAAAGCCAATGCAAGATATTTTAAAGCCAATAAGGATTACCCACTATATAATGAGTTAAAAAGTATAGTTTTTAAAACCGTTGGGGTAGCCGGTAGTATTAAGGAAATCTTAGAAAAGATTGGCTCTATTAATTATTCTTTCATCTATGGCTCCTATGCAAAAGACAAAGAAAGCTATCTTTCAGATATAGACCTCTTTATAATTGGAGATTGCGATGAAGATAAACTTATCAAAGAACTCGACCGATTAGAAGAACTTTTAAAAAGGGAAATAAACTATAAATTATATAGAATGAAGGAGCTTAAAGAAGAAATTGAACAAAAGAATCCATTTCTTTTAGAAATATTAAGAGATAAAATAGTAATGTTAATAGGGGTAGAGGATGAATTACGAAAAATTCTTACAGGATAA
- a CDS encoding HEPN domain-containing protein, producing MNYEKFLQDNLIKEQKPDFKQIEKQLKRAQKDLKTAESVLDIDLTWSFAISYHAMIRAGKSLMYSQGYLPTAKNSHKTIVEFTKMILGEEYENIISRFNRMRRQRHDFIYDSENEITSSEAKLAIATAQKFIEKIIAIVMKENP from the coding sequence ATGAATTACGAAAAATTCTTACAGGATAATCTTATAAAGGAACAAAAACCTGATTTTAAACAGATAGAAAAGCAGTTAAAAAGGGCACAAAAGGATTTAAAAACTGCTGAGTCGGTTTTAGATATAGACTTAACATGGTCTTTTGCTATTTCTTATCATGCTATGATAAGAGCTGGTAAGTCATTGATGTATTCTCAAGGATACCTCCCAACGGCAAAGAATTCACACAAAACTATTGTTGAATTTACAAAGATGATTTTGGGAGAAGAATACGAAAACATTATTAGTCGCTTTAATCGTATGCGCCGTCAACGGCATGATTTTATTTATGACTCTGAAAACGAAATTACATCTTCTGAAGCAAAATTAGCCATAGCCACTGCCCAAAAATTTATTGAGAAAATAATCGCAATTGTAATGAAAGAAAATCCTTAA
- a CDS encoding four helix bundle protein codes for MEESQNSKVKIQNCNSKFKTDLKARCYKFSLGIIALADSLPNKRSSWIIMDQLIRSATSIGANLIEARASSSRLEFKRFYEIALKSANETKYWLSLLNDTGLAEEKKVNVFMVEVDEIAKMLAASILKLKSKNF; via the coding sequence ATGGAAGAAAGTCAAAATTCAAAAGTCAAAATTCAAAATTGCAATTCAAAATTCAAAACTGATTTAAAAGCAAGGTGCTACAAATTCAGCTTAGGGATTATAGCTTTAGCTGATAGCCTGCCAAACAAAAGAAGTAGTTGGATTATTATGGACCAACTTATTCGTTCAGCTACCTCTATCGGTGCAAATCTTATAGAGGCTAGGGCATCAAGTTCTCGATTAGAATTTAAAAGATTTTATGAAATAGCTCTTAAAAGTGCTAATGAAACGAAATATTGGCTTAGTTTATTAAATGATACGGGGTTGGCAGAGGAAAAGAAGGTAAATGTTTTCATGGTTGAAGTTGATGAGATAGCAAAAATGCTTGCAGCCAGTATCTTAAAATTAAAAAGCAAAAACTTTTGA